A stretch of DNA from uncultured Pseudodesulfovibrio sp.:
GGCGAACCGCAGATTCTCGGTCAGCTCAAAGACGCCTATCGGGCCGCAGTGGACAAAGGCACGGCCAAGACCATCGTCAACCGCCTGCTGCACAAGTCTTTTTCCGTAGCCAAACGAATCCGTACCGAGACCGCCATCGCCTCCAGCGCCGTGTCCATCAGCTATGCCGCCGTGGAACTGGCGCGCAAGATTTTCGGTGATCTGAAGCCTACCAAGGCCATGCTCGTCGGTGCGGGCGAGATGGCCGAACTGGCCGCCATGCACCTGTTGCGCAACGGGGTCCAGGAGATCATCATTGCCAACCGCACCCTGTCCCGGGCCAAAACGCTGGCCGCTAATCTGGGAGGTGAGCCCATCCAGATCGAGACCATGCCGGACAGGCTGCACGAAGTGGATATTGTCATCTCCTCCACCGGCTCCCCTGTGGCCGTCATCAAGGCCAAGGACGTCAAGGCCGTGCTGCGCAAACGCAAGAACAAACCCATGTTCTTCATCGACATCGCGGTTCCGCGTGACATCGATCCGGACGTAAATACACTGGACAACGTCTACCTCTACGACATTGACGACCTCAAGGAAGTGGTGGACGAGAACATGGCTCAGCGTCAGGAAGAGGCCTCCAAGGCCCGCGCCGTGGTAGACCTGGAAACGGAGACCTTCGGCAATTGGCTCAACTCGCTGAATATCCAGCCCACTATCGTGGACCTCGTCGGCAATTCCGAGGAAGTGGCCATGCGCGAGCTGGCCAAGACGCTGAAAAAACTCGGCCCGGTGGACGACAAGACCCGCAATGCCCTGGAGCGGCTGGTTTTGTCCATTGCCCACAAGTCATTGCACGAACCCATCTGCTTTCTGAAGCGTCGCACCCAGGAAGAGGGTTCGGCCGAACGGTTCATTGACCTGGCCCGGCGGATGTTCAACCTCGACGACGAATCCGTGCCGGACAACGCCCATCTGGACCGCAAGTCGGCTTCCTGTGCTCCCGAGGACATCGAACAGTACATTGAAATTTCAAAAAAGGAACAATAATGCGGACCTATATCATAGACGACCTGAACGACAAGGACTACCAGACTGTCATCGCCGCCTTTGACGAACTCGGTCTGCGCGGTTCCATCGACGGCATCTATTATCTGCCTCTGCCCCAGGAATTGCTCCAGGGTGAACAGAAGGCCCACATCGACGAATGTGGTCCCTATTTCATGGCCCTCGAAGCCGTGGAATCCCCTGACCAGAACAGCCTTCGTCTCGAGTTGCTCGTTCGGGCCCGGAACAAGATCCGTTGCTCCTGCGTGTCCTACGCCGATTCGGCCCAGCGCAAGCACATGATCGAATACCTCGACCAGTTCATCGAGGAGCTGGAAGTCTCCGTGTAGCATGGCCAGCGTCCCTGTCGACATCCCACAAACCCTTCAGGACCTCCTTCCCAAGTGGGCGCATTTCTGCCTGTACGTGGGTCGGTTTGTTGAAGATGAACTCAGCATCGACCTGGAAGGTCGTCGAGTCCTGGTAGGCCTGTCCGGTGGCGTGGATTCAACCGCCCTGCTTCTGGTTTTGCATTATCTCTCCCAGCGCGCCGGTTTTACGGTCGGCGCCGTCCATCTAGACCATCAATTGCGTTCGGAGTCCGCCGAGGATGCGGCCTTTGCCCGCTCTCTGTGCGAAAGCCTCGGTATCGACTGTGCTGTGGAGTCACGCGACGTTGCTCGTCTGGCAGAAGAGCGCGGCGTTGGGCTCGAGGAAGCAGGACGCGAGGCGCGGTATCGGCTCTACGCCGGGTTCTGCGAGTCAAGCCAGTACGATTACGTAGCCCTGGGCCATCAATTGGACGATCTGAGCGAAGACGTGCTCATGCGTCTGATTCGGGGTACCGGGTGGCCGGGTTTGTCCGGCATGCCTGGTTTCGACCCAGCACGCTCTCTCATCCGTCCCCTACTGCTTATCCCAAAGTCCACGCTCAAGGCGTTTGTCACCCATGTGGGTGTTGGTTGG
This window harbors:
- the hemA gene encoding glutamyl-tRNA reductase produces the protein MNKQIILIGLNHRTAGVEVREKFALTDVENFEQGLMAHCPVQECLALSTCNRVEIVAVAKKVPVAEAMDAVVQYWAGACNGSPELLMDNIYQYSDLEAVRHIFTVASSLDSMVMGEPQILGQLKDAYRAAVDKGTAKTIVNRLLHKSFSVAKRIRTETAIASSAVSISYAAVELARKIFGDLKPTKAMLVGAGEMAELAAMHLLRNGVQEIIIANRTLSRAKTLAANLGGEPIQIETMPDRLHEVDIVISSTGSPVAVIKAKDVKAVLRKRKNKPMFFIDIAVPRDIDPDVNTLDNVYLYDIDDLKEVVDENMAQRQEEASKARAVVDLETETFGNWLNSLNIQPTIVDLVGNSEEVAMRELAKTLKKLGPVDDKTRNALERLVLSIAHKSLHEPICFLKRRTQEEGSAERFIDLARRMFNLDDESVPDNAHLDRKSASCAPEDIEQYIEISKKEQ
- the tilS gene encoding tRNA lysidine(34) synthetase TilS; this translates as MASVPVDIPQTLQDLLPKWAHFCLYVGRFVEDELSIDLEGRRVLVGLSGGVDSTALLLVLHYLSQRAGFTVGAVHLDHQLRSESAEDAAFARSLCESLGIDCAVESRDVARLAEERGVGLEEAGREARYRLYAGFCESSQYDYVALGHQLDDLSEDVLMRLIRGTGWPGLSGMPGFDPARSLIRPLLLIPKSTLKAFVTHVGVGWREDASNADPSMTRNRVRNEILPLIERENPAFWQSVSRLWRIGRVEQDFWQGLESGACENLDNTRLESLHKAERLHLYKACLDRLGPGQVLSDTLFKLDEAWLEKHSTAVFQFPGDKTATITASGVLFSSKH